Part of the Paludisphaera borealis genome, TGCATGAACCCGCCCTCGACGACTCCGCCCGCCCCAGCGGCCGCGGCGGGATCGGGGGCGGCGGCCGGCGCGGGGGCGTTCCCGGGAGCGGCCTGGATTCGCTCGACCTCGTCGTCGCGCTTCGGGGCGGCTCCGACCGGGCGTGCGAGGCGTTCCGGGAGCTTGCCTGGTTCCACCACGGGGAGCCGCTCGGGCTCTGCGAGATCATCGGTCGTCGCCGGGAAGGACGCGGCGTCGACCTCGGCCGGAGCGGGCGAGGGGGTTTGTCCCAGGACGCGTTCCGGCCCCAAAATGATCAGAAGCGACGCACCGAGCAGGAAGAAGTATCGCCGGCCCATGGAATCGGTCCCCTCCTTGGGAACGGCCCCGATCGACGCCGGGCGCGTCGTCTCGGGTGCGATCGCGGGATCTGCGTCAGGACAGGGTGCGGATTTGGATCGACCCGACCCGGCGAGCGCGCATCCCAAAGGGGGGCGCAGGCCGGTCGTCGGCAAGATGGCTGTCGCAGTTTAATAGCAAAAGCCCCCCAGGCGAGGAAGGTCAATCCGGGGGAATTGAAGGGAACCGCGAGGCTCCCAATCCCTCACCCTTCGCACGACCGACGGCGCGAACGCGACACCGCCGCGAACGCGATTCCCGCGGCGCCGAGCACCAGCAGCGAACTGGGTTCGGGCACGGGCGTCGAACCGGGGTCGGGCACGGCCTTCGCACTAGTGGCCCACCTCACCGAGTTGCCGACGAGGCGATCATAATTCGGGTCGGCCAGGAGGGCGCTGTCGGAGAACATGGACAGGCTGAGTACTCGGCCGCTTCCGAAATTCCATCCCACGACCCCGGCCATGACGCCGTATCCGCCGAACGTCGCCGTCCACTGGTTCGTGTCGAAGAACGCGGTGGCTCCCCACTTGGGTGTGTAGCCTATCTCGGTGTTGTACCCCTGGGGATGGAGAACGAGCTGGCTCGGCAGTTGGTCGTTCATGATCGGATCGTTCGTGATCTGGCCCAGGATCACGGGCGAATTGGCCGTGTTGTGAAACAGCCCTGTGAACGGAAGCGCCTGCGCCAGCTTCTGAAGCATGTGCACGCCGCCCGGGCCTTGGATCATGTCGCCGACGGCCTCGCTGGTCACTAACCCTCCTCCGTTTTTCACATAGTCAACCAGGGCTTGCTGACCGGAATCGGGCATGTCGACTCCGTTATAGTATGAGCCGTTGGGGAGGAGAAACACGGCGTTGTAGGCCGAAAGACCGCTCCCGGTGAACGCCGTATAGGCCGGTGCGGTCGTCACCGTGTTGCCCTGAGCTTCGAGCACCGACGCCATCATCGACGTGTTGGACGCGTCGTCGCCGCCGATCAGCAGGATCTTTGAGCCGAAGGCGTTCGATGCGGTCAAGAAGAGGATCGTAAGCGCGAGAGAACGAGTGGTGAAACCTGGCATCCGTGCCGTCTCCGAGGAAGGTGTTTGAGTCAGATCTCGATGCATGGCGTATCCTCAGCCATGCACGTAGTGTTAATGACTGTTAATGCTTTAGTCAAGTAAATGTTCCGGGGTCTTTCAACGTCGGAAGCGGGAAGCGGGCGGGGGCGTCGCGGTCGATGGGAGTCGACAGGTTCGAGGCTCAAATCCTGACGACCACTTCCAGCCGGCTCGCGGTGACGTCGGGGGGCTCGTCGGCCGCGACGGGGAGCGATCGGACTTCGACCAGGCCGCGGAACCAGGTCGCCTGATGCTTGGCGAACTGGCGGGTGCGGGTCTGGATCAGGTCGATGGTTTGATCGAGGTCGAGTTCGCCGGCCAGGTGGGCGACGACCTGGCGATAGCCGACCCCCTGCTCCGCCACGCCGCTGAGCGGGCGCGGGGCGGTCTTGAGGCGTCGGACCTCGTCGACCAGGCCGGCCTCGAACATCCGGACCACCCGTTTGTTGATCCGGTCGTACAGGACGGGTCGGGGAGGTTCGAGGGCGAAGACCTGCGTTGACGCCGGCGCGGGCTGGGCGTGCTCGCGCTGAAGCTCGCTGAACACCCGGCCGGTGGTCTCGATCACCTCCAGGGCCCGGACGACGCGCCGCCGATCGTTGGGGTGCAGCCGCGCGCCCGTCGCCGGATCGAGGGCCGTCAGTCGCGCGTGCATCACCGGATCGCCCAGCGTTTCGGCCTCGGCCTCAAGGCGGTCGCGGACTTCGGGGACCGTGCCGGGGCCGTCGAAGAGGCCGCGCAACAGGGCCTTGAGATACAGCGCGGTGCCGCCGACGAAGAGGGCGCGTTTGCCGCGCGACTCGATGTCTAGGACGGCGTCGATCGCCCAGCCGCGGTACTCGGCGACGCTCGCCGACTCCCAGGGATCGAGGACGTCGATCAGGTGGTGCGGCACCCCGCCGCGCTCGGCCGTCGTCGGCTTGGCGGTGCCGACGTCCATGCCTCGGTAAAGGGTCATCGAGTCAAGCGCGATGATCTCGGCGTCGAGAATGCGGGCCAGGTGGACGCCGACGGCCGACTTGCCCGAGGCCGTCGGGCCGGTCAGATAGATCGCGCGATGCAGGGGATTCTCGGACACGGAAGTCTCGCGGTCGAATCGGGGGTGATTTGAGTTGATGCGGGGGCGCAAACCATGATGACGCCGTGGAGGCGTCCGAATACAAGCTCGAAGCGCCAGCGAGTGGATGGATTCGAACGGCCGACTGGAAATCCACTCGCTGGCGCTTCGAGCTTGTATTTCGAGGGCCGCCGGTCAACCCGCCGCCGGTCCCTTGCCATCCTACCACGGATGTGGTCGACTGAACTTGGCGGGGTGTTCGGCCTCGATCCAGTCAACGCAGACTCCACGCGTCTTCAACGGCCGGGGTATCCCTCCCGGCGCGTGGGGCCAGGCCAGGCGCCTCGGTCCTGTGAGGTACGCTGAGCAATGTCAACCACCTCTTCCGTGGCTGAACCGGCCCCGGCGCGCGCGGCGGCGCCCAAGGTCGCGCCTGTGGTCAATGATCTAGCGATCCGTGTGGGGACCGTCAACGGATCGGGGAGCCAGTCGGCCAACCTCGTCTTGTTGCGGTCGCTCTATGCAATGGGCATTCCGTGCAGCGGCAAGAACATCTTCCCCTCGAACATCGAGGGCCTGCCGACATGGTTCCACATCCGGGCGAGCGCCCGCGGCTACGGCGCGCACCGCGCCGACCCCGACATCCTGGTCTGCATGAACGAGGTCACGGCCCAGGACGACGTGTCGGAGCTGAAGCCCGGCGCGATCTGCCTGTACCGTGAAGACTTCTCGGTGGACCTCCCGAGCCTCCGCGACGACGTGACGTTCCTCGCCGCGCCCTTCTACAAGCTGGTGGAGCAAGCGTATCCGCCGGACAAGACCGACAAGGGGTATCGCGACAAGCTCCGCAAGGTCGTGAACATGGTGTACGTCGGCGTCCTCGCGTCGATCTGCCGGATCGACATGGAGGCCGTCGAACAGGGCGTGCGCCGGGAGTTTCCGGGGCGGAAGGCGAAGGCCGCCGAGATCAACATCGCGGCGGTGCACACCGGGTACGAGTGGGCCCAGGCGAACCTGCCTACCAACCTGCCGTATCGGGTCGAACGAATGGAGTCGACCCAGGACAAGATCCTGATCGAAGGGAACAAGGCCGCTGCGCTCGGCGTCTTGTTCGGCGGGACGAGCGTGCTCACGTGGTATCCGATCACGCCGTCGAGCAGCCTGGCCGAGTACGCCGAGGGCTTCCTCAAGCAGCACCGAACCGACGCCGAGGGCCGCAAGAGCTTCGCCGTCATCCAGGCCGAGGACGAGCTGGCGGCGATCGGCATGGCCATCGGCGCGGGCTGGGCGGGCGCCCGGGCGCTGACGGCGACGTCGGGGCCGGGCATTTCGCTCATGACCGAGTTCGTCGGCATGGGTTACTTCGCCGAGATCCCCGTCGTGATCATCGACGTCCAGCGGATGGGGCCGAGCACCGGCCTGCCGACGCGCACCAGCCAGGGCGACGTGCTCAAGATGCACCTGCTGGGCCACGGCGACTGCCGGCACATCGTCCTCTTGCCCGGCTCGGTCGAGGAGTGCTACGAGCTGGTCATCGAGGCGCTCGACCTGGCGCAGCAGTTCCAGACCCCCGTCTTCGTGGCCACCGACCTCGACCTGGGCATGAACCTCTGGCTCTCCGAACCGTTCCGCTATCCCGACAAGCCGCTCCAGCGCGGCAAGCTCTTGAACGCGGCCGACCTCGAACGCATCGGCGAGTTCGCAAGGTACAAGGACGTCGACGGCGACGGCGTCTGCTACCGGACGATCCCCGGGACCGAGAACCCGATGGCCGCCTACTTCACCCGCGGCACCGGCCATAACGAGAAATCGGGCTACAGCGAACGTCCCGAAGACTGGAAGAAGAACCTCGATCGCCTGGCGCTGAAGCTCGAAACCGCCCGCAAGGCGCTCCCCGCGCCGATCATCGAGGGCGACCCGAGCGCCCAGGTCGGCTTGCTCGCCTACGGCGGGTCGCACGTCGCCATGGCCGAGGCCCGCGATCAGCTTCAGGAGCAAGGGGTGCGCACCGGCTACTGCCGCATCCGCGCGTTGCCCGTCTCCGACGAGGTGACGCACTTCATCGAGCGTCATCAGCGGGTCTACGTGATCGAGCAGAACCGCGACGCGCAGGTCACATCGCTCTTGAAGACGACGCTTCGCGGCACGATCGCCGACCGCCTTGTTCCGGTCACGCACTACAGCGGCACGCCGATCTCGGCCGAGAACATCGTCCGCCCGATCCTGGGATGGGAGAAGAATCCCAGCGGTCCCGGCTGGCCGACCGGCGACGTCGAGCGCGACAACCCGCACGCGTCCCACGTCGAGCAACCCTCGCCCGAGTGACATCGGCCCGTCGTCGGATTATTCTCTTCCCGCGCACATTCCTCATTTCGAGGCGATCGAATCATGGCTAGCGAGGCGACCATCACCGTCGAGTCGAACGGCCGCAGCTTTGCGTTGCCGACCGTGGCCTTTCAGGGGCTGCCGTCGACGCTCTGCAAAGGGTGCGGCCACAACAGCATCACCAGCTACCTGATCGAGGCGTGCAAATCGATCGGGCTCAACCCGTACCAGACCGTCAAGCTCAGCGGCATCGGCTGTTCGAGCAAGACGCCGGCCTACTTCCTTCAGGCCAGCCACGGCTTCAACGCGCTCCACGGCCGGATGCCGTCGGTGGCCACCGGCGCGCTCATGGCCAACGCCAAGCTCGTCTGCATCGGCATCAGCGGCGACGGCGACACGGCGAACATCGGGCTCGGCCAGTTCAAGCACGCCTGCCGTCGCAACGTGCCGATGGTCTACATCGTCGAGGACAACGGCTGCTACGGCCTGACCAAGGGCCAGTTCTCGGCCACCGCCGACCTCAAGGCCCACCTCCGCCGCCCCACCGGCGAGGAGAATACGATCGCCCCGTTCGACCTCTGCGTCGAGGCGATCGTCGGCGGGGCGAGTTTCGTCGCGCGGTCGTTCGCCGGCGACAAGAAACAGCTCGTCCCGTTGCTCAAGGCCGCGATCCGGCACAGCGGGACGGCCGTCATCGACATCATCAGCCCGTGCGTCACGTTCAACGATTTCGCCGGCTCGACCAAGAGCTGGGAATGGGCCAAGGACCACGAGGAGCCGCTCCAGGACGTCGGTTTCGTCCCCCGCCTGGCCGAGATCGAGGTCGAACAGAAGGTCGGCGAGCCGGTCCGCGTCCAGCTCCACGACGGCTCTTGGATCGTCCTCCGCGCCCTGAACCACGAGGAGCACGACGTGAAGAGCCGCGCCTCGGCCCTCAACCTGCTGGAAGAGAGCCTGCGGAAGCACGAGTTCCTCACCGGCCTGCTCTACGTCGACACCACCCGCGACGACTTCGCCACCGCCCTGAACACCGTCGCAACCCCCCTGGCCCTCCTCTCCGACGAAGCCCTCCGACCCAGCCCCGAAACGCTGGCGAAGATCATGGAGACGATCTGAGTCGGAGCTTGAACTCAACCGCGCCGACCGACAGTCCGAGATTGGAATCGGCCTGTCGGTCGGTGGCGATCGGGGGCGACTGGATTTTGAAGCGCGAACCCAAAGGAGCACCGATGCCTTCGGACGACCCCGCCTCTGGCGAACCCCGAAATCAAGAAGACGTCATGCGACGATCTGAGGCCCTCAAAGGGTTCTACGGGTTGCTGGAATCGGTTCGAGAACGTCCCGGGATATACCTGGGACATAAATCGCTGCAACGCTTCGACTCGTGGCTCCATGGGTATCGGCACGCAAGGTGGGGGCTCGGGATTGCACAAACCTCGGAAGAGCAAGAGTTCGATGAATTCGACGCTTTCGTGCAGCGGAAATACGACTGGCGGGACGTGGGAGGTTGGGCCGCGAAGATCGCGTATTACCATTGTGACGACGCAGATGCCTTCGATGAATTCTTCAAACTCCTGGACGAGTTTCGAGAAGAGAACCGTCCACGGTCGAGGTGAGAAGGCGGCCGGGACGGCAATCGTGTTCGGCACGATTTTAGCCCATGGAAGGTCGATGCCGATCGGGTGGGGTGAGGTGGCCAGCGTGGTTATGGCCAGGGTTGCGACCCCGACGTGGGAGCGGTTCGGCCTTCTCCGTGGAGTGCGGGAGCTTGCTCCCGCATGGGCCGCGTGTCAGGCGCGGCGGCAAGCCGCCGCACTCCACATCAGCATCCGCGAGGGACCGGATCACTTCCAACTCTCGCCTCAAATCTCGCGCCAAACACGATTGGCCGGGCCGGCCGTTTGAGGGGGATTTCCAGGGCCGAGGCGATCGAAGCCCTCCCCTCATCCGCCCCTGCGGGGAGAAGCGAATTCGGCCTCGGCTCGCGCTTGAGGAGGTGATGCGATCATGGCGAACGATTCCAGGCCTCGGCGTAAGGCGTTCGGACCGCTGTTCTACTCGACGGCGCTCGTCGCGGTGATCTTGCTGTCGATTTACGGGGCCGTGCAGATACGGGAATGGGTCGGCGACTGGATAGGTGTGCGGTTGGAGGCGCAGGAGATTCAGAGCCTGCTCGTCTCGGCGGGCTCCACGCGCGGGGACGTCCGGGCGCGGGCCTATCGGTCGCTGGTCGAGCGTCGCGCGGACTGGCGGCTCCTCATTCCGGTGCTCCTCACTGGTTCGACCGACCAGGACGACGACGTTCGGATCGAGGCGGCCCGGGGCCTCAACCACGCGGTCAATGATCTGTTCCACCGGTCCGATTCCCTGCCGAAGGAACGCGAGGAATGCCTTCAGGCCCTACGGCGCATGCTCAAGGATTCGTCGATCATCGTTCGCAATGAAGCGTCGGACGGGCTCGCGGCGTTCGCCTCGGCGCTGGGGCTTGCGGCGTTCGACGGAAAGGACGCGATCGTCGCCGACCTCCGCGCGGCGCTCGCCGACGCCGATCACGACGTGCGAATCGTGGCGGCGAAGGCCCTGCTGACTATCGAGGGCGGCCGCGATCAAGCCGCCGTCGGAACGCTGCTCGCCCTCCTGGCCGATCCCGAGCCGGTCGCCAATCGTGCCGAGGTGCTCTCCGTCCTGGTGGGACATCGGCAGGGGGAGCACGCGTTGAATGCGCTCACAAGCCTCCTCGGCTCTGGAAATCCGTTCGTCCTGCCCGACGTGCTCTCGTGCATCGAGAGGCTCGGCCCTGAGGCCGCCGTCGCCGTTCCGAAGCTTGAATCGTTGCTGGACGATAAAGACCCCGGCGTGCGGGCCGGCGCCGGAATGGCGATCGTGGCGATCGAAGGGGAGTCGACTCCCCGGGTGGTCGCGCTTTCGGTCAAGGCCGTCGCCGATCAAGAATTGCCGATGCAATGGCGGATGACCGCCGTGGACACGGTCCTGGGCTCCAATCCGGCGGCCCTGTCGTCCGCCGCCGGAGTCCTGATGAAGCAGCTCTCTAACGAGAATCCCACTGTGCGGCAGAACGCCGTTGGTCTGCTCTCCTTGTTCATCGAACAGGTGCGCCCCGAGCCGCCGAAGCCGGACCCGGGACGATGACGAGCGAGGCGTGGCGGAGAGGTTGCCGTGCCGGCTTGTGGTGTTCGGGATGATCCGGTGGTCCGGTCTGGAGAGCAGCCGGGCCGGATGGTTCGGCCGTCTTGGTCGCCGAATGAAGGAGGGGCGACGACCACGGCGACGGCGATTGGAGGAAGGGGGCGTTCTCCCTGGCGGGGAGTTTTTAGTAGACTTCCGAAGTCAGGAAGACTTCGCGGGAGCTTCGCTTCTTGAGGCGGGGCGTCGGGGCGACGGACCGTTTGAGATCGTCGGCGAAATCCTGGGCGAGCTGCGCGGGGTCGAGGTCGGCGATCGATTCGACCACCTTGTCGGGGCGGTAGGCGTAGCTGGCGAAGGCTTCACGACTGGTGCCGCCGCTGAGGACCAGGACGGTCTTGAAGCCGAGCTGGACGCCGCCGAGGATGTCGGTCTCCATCGTATCGCCGATCACGACGGTCTGGTCGGTGGTCAGGCCGAGCGCCTTGCGGGCGCCTCGGAGCATCAGCGGGTTGGGTTTGCCGACGCTGAACGCCTTCACGCCGCTCGCCGATTCGAGCATGGCCGCCGTCGCGCCGCAGCCGGGCCGCAGGCCGGATTCGGTTGGGCAGTTGGGATCGGGATTCGTTGAGACGAGCTTGGCGCCCTTGAGGATCATCCCCAGCGCCGCCTCAACCATCTCGAAGCTGATCGTCCGCCCTTCGCCGACCACGACGTAATCGGGGTCTTTATCGACGACCGAATAGCCGTTTTCGTGCAAGGCCGTGAGCAGCCCTCCTTCGCCGATGACGAAGGCCGTGCCGCCGGGCTTCTGCCTGGCCAGGAACTGGGCCGTGGCCATCGCGCAGGTGTAAACGTGCTCCTCTTCGACCGGAATTCCCATCCGTTGAAGCCGCGTCGCCACGTCGCGACGGGTCCGCTGGCTGTTGTTGGTCAGGAACCGGAAGGGAATCTCGGCGTCGAGCAGCTTGCCTATGAAGCGGTCGGCCCCGGGGATCAAACGACCTCCCCGGTAAATGACGCCGTCCATATCAACGAGGTATCCCAGCCCGGTCGCAGGGTCGCGAGGGGCGCGGAAGGCTCGATTCATCGTGTCGCTGTCCGTCATAACAATCAGGTCTCCTCTGGAATCGAAATGGGGCCGGAGCGGATCCGGTCGTCTCCCTCGGTGGAAGTATAGACAGGCTTCCGGGAGTTGCTATTGGCAGTTGTCAGGATTCATGCAAAATACTTGTCATGACATTTGGGCCGGTTGTCAGGACGAAGACGATGCCTTCCGAGTCGAAACACCTGCGGATCTCACGCGAGCTGCTGGCCGAGATCGCGGCCGGGAAGTACGTCCCGACGGGTCGACTGCCGAGCGAGGCGCAGCTTGTGGAGCGGTTCGGCGTGTCGCGGCCGACGGTGGCGCGGGCGTTGCGTGACCTTCAGGATCAGGGGTTGGTCGAGCGCCGCGCGGGGGCGGGGAGCTTCGTCCGTGACGCCGTCGCTCCGGCGGTGGCCCATCGCCAGTTCGGGCTCTTGATCCCCGGCCTGGGAACGACCGAGATCTTCGAGGCCGTCGGCGGCGAGCTGGCCGGGCTGACGCGGGTTCATGGGTACGGGCTGCTCTGGGGGGGCGGCCACGTCATGCCGCAGGAGGACATGAGCGTCGAGGACGCCGAGGAACTCTGCGATCAGTTCATTCGCAGCCAGGTGGCCGGCGTCTTCTTCGCGCCGTTCGAGCACTCCGTCGGCTGCGACGAGGTCAATCGCGGACTGGCCGAGAAGCTCCACCGGGCGGGCGTGCCCGTGGTGTTGCTCGATCGCGACCTGGGCGCGTTCCCGACGCGGAGCGGGTTCGACCTCGTGGGGGTCGACAACTTCGCCGGGGGCTACCAGTTGGCCGACCACCTCTTGAAGCTGGGCTGCCGCCACCTGGCGTTCGTGACCCGTCCGTTCTCGGCGCCGACCGTGAAAGCCCGGATCGCCGGCGCGCGCGAGGCGATCCTCGCGCAGGGGCTCCCGGTCGCGCCGAACTTCGTCCGCGAGGGCGAGCCCGACGACCCGAAATACGCCGCCGGCCTGTTCGCCGGCGGCCCGGTCGACGCCGTCCTCTGCGCCAGCGACCACGTCGCGGCGCTCCTACTCCGCTCCCTTGAAAAGAGCGGCAAGCGAGTGCCCTGCGACGTCCGGCTGGTCGGCTTCGACGACGTCCGGTTCGCCACGCTGTTGTCGGTCCCGCTGACAACGATGCACCAACCCTGCCGCGACATCGCCGCCGTCGCCTTCCGCGCGATGCTCGCCCGCCTCGCCGACCCGTCCCTCCCTCCCCGGCGAATCGCCCTCTCCCCTCGCCTGGTCGTCCGCGAATCGTGCGGGGCCTACCTCCCGCGCGGTTGAGCCGCGGGGCGGTCGTCGAGGCCGAGGATGCATTCGACGATCGACTGGAGTTCGGTCGGAACTTTCACCTCGTCGGTGGTGCCGCAGTATTCGGCGGTCGGACCATGAAACCGGTGGAGGGTGACGCCGAAGGCCGATGCGCAGTCGGACGCCCGGCCGGTCAGGACCACCCGGCGGCGGGCGGCGTCCGACTCGACGACGCTCAGGCCATGACGGCGGGCGAACGCCCCGACCGCCTCCAGCTCGACCGGGTCGGCGCCATGCGCGTCGGCGACCGCCCCGCGCGCGAGGTACGTGCGCTCGGCGATCGGGGTCATCGCTTGGGCCTCGATCTCGGCCTCGGAAGGCGCTGGGCGCCGCGGACGGACGATCACGGTTACGGTCATCGGCTTATCAGGGTCAGCCGGGCCGATTGCGTGCGATTCGCTGGGCGTGGTCATGGTCGCCGCCCTGGGGACGTTCTGGGGAAGGAGGCCGGGCCGGGGGCGCGCCCACGGCCCGGAGCCGAGACGATGGGGAAATCTTACCCAACGGCGGCACCCGCGGCGGCCGCCTTCTTGGACGCGCCGTCGTGCGAGACCGTCGCCGCGCCGTTCGTGCCGCCCAGCAGCGAGAGGATCTTGGCACCGTCGGGCGAGCCCAGCCCGGTGCACGGATCCCAGCCCTTTCCCGCTTTGAAGGAGCCGTTGTTTCCCACCGTGACGTCGTGGAGCCCGCCCCCCGTGGCGATCTGGGAATAGAGCAGCGGGTTGAGGAATCCGACCGGTTTGCCCAGGCTCTGGTTGAGCAAGGCGATCAGCCCGGCCCAGAGCGGAGCGACGGCGCTGGTGCCGCCGATGACGGTGTTCAGGCCGTCGACCCGGACCTCGTAGCCCGACTCGGGGTCGGCGTTGCCCGCGACGTCGGGGACGCCCCGGCCGGCGAAATGGCCCGGGTTGACCGACTTCGGCACGTGGGCGTTCTTCTGGTAAGCCGGCTGCGGGAAGCTGTCGCTCACCCCGCCCCCGGTGGCGCTGTTCGGGCCGTCGTTCCAGACGACCTCCTCGGAGATCGACGCGAGGGTCCCCTCAAGCCGGGTTCCGCCGCAGGCCAGGGCGAACGGGCTGGACGCCGGGAAATCGACGTGGGAACGGCGGTCGGTCAACCCGTCGGCCGAGCCGTTGTCCCCCGAAGCGACCGTGACCGTCACGCCCATCAGCCCCGCGTCGCGGATCGCATTGGTCATGGCCGTCCGCTCACTCGCCCGCCAGGTGCTTTCCGGCCCTCCCCAACTGATCGAGATGACCGACGGCGCGTTCACCGTGTCGTGCGCCGCGTTGGTGATCGCCGTGACGAACCCCTGGGTCGTATTCGGCGCGAAGTAGACGACGATCTTCGATTGGGGCGCGACGGCTCCGGCCACCTCGATGTCGAGCATCACCTCGCCATCGGCGCTGTTCGGATCGTTGACGGGAGTGTTGGACGCGCCCAGGACCGAGACCGCCGAGACCGACGGCGTCGGCAGCCCGAGGCCTGTGAAGTAGGCGTTGAGGTCGGCCATCGTGAATCCGCCGCCCAGCTCGATGATCGCGATGCTCTGGCCCGATCCGTCCAGGCCGGTGGGGAAGTCGTAAAGCTGGGCGACCTGGAGTGGGGTGAGCGGCTGCGGCGCGTCGGCCGAGGCGAACATCCCAGCCAGCGGGTTCGCCCGCCGCCGCGCCTGGAAGTGGGGCTTGGCCGCGGGCCGGTTGCTCAGTCCGAGCACGGCCTCGACGATCGGCTCCAGGTCGGGCGGAACGTGGACCGACGAGGTATACGAGCGGAACGTCCCACCGGGATGCTCGAATCGCTCCAACGTCACGCCGAAAGCCGACTCGAAGTCGGAGACCTTGCCCGCGAGCACCACCCGCCGCTTCGCCGTGCAGCTCTCGACGACGTTCAGGTTGCAGGCCCTGGCGTAGTCCTCCACCTTCTTCAAGTCCGCCGGGTCAGCGCCATGAGCCGCCCCGAATTCCTCGCGGCTGACGTGCGACCGGTTCTTGACGGCTTGCATCGCGAGCGCGTGCAGACCGTCCGCCGAACCTTTGTCGTTCTTTGCGCGGACCTTGACCGTCACGGTGATGAGCTCGATCGCGTTCGCCCGGCCGACCGCCTTCGCCGTGAATTGCGCCGGAAGTTCACTTCCGACGACTGGGACGAGCTTTGGCTTCGAAGAGGCCATGATGAATCTCCTGAGAGATTGGACACGACGCACGTTTCGATCGGTTCCTCGAGGGCGTGAATCCACGCCTCCGAAAGCCAAGCATACGCTGAATCGACACGATTGCAATACGTAAATCGCCAAAGATATTCATGATTGTGCCGTCTGGGTGCGGCGGAGCTTCGTTTCACGCCCCCTGGGGCCAGCGGCGGGTTTGTTCGAGCGACTCGCCGGTTTCGAGGAGGCTCTTGAGGCTGGACAGGATCGCCGGCCATCCGGTCGACACCGCTTGGATGAGCTTGGAGCCGGGCGTCTCCATCTCGTGGATCAAGGTGAGCTTCACCGAGTCGCCGTGTTGTTCGAGTTCGTAGGTCAGGCGGGAATGGCCTTCCGAATGCAACTCGGGCTTGAACTCGTTGCGCCACGTCAGGACGAGCTTCCGGTGCGGCTCGATTTCGAGGATCTCGCCGCTGTCGCCGACGCGGCCGTCGGGGATCATGATCCGCCAGGACGCGCCGGGCTTCCACTCGGATTCCTGCCACGTCCCTCCCCAGTACTGACGCGTGAACTCCGGATCGAGCAGCGCCTGCCACAGTTTCTCCGGCGTCGTGCGAATGTACGTCACATAGACGAATCGAGAATCAGCCATCGGTCTCTCCTTCAAGCTTCTTCTTGAGTTCCGCGAGGGCGCGCAATCGCCCCCGATCGAATTTGCCGATCCAGCGCTCGGAGATCTCGTGGATCGGCGCGGGGTTGAGATAATGCAGCTTCTCGCGCCCCCGCCGGATCGGCACGACGAGCGACGCCTCCTCCAGAACCTTGAGGTG contains:
- a CDS encoding PEP-CTERM sorting domain-containing protein, with product MPGFTTRSLALTILFLTASNAFGSKILLIGGDDASNTSMMASVLEAQGNTVTTAPAYTAFTGSGLSAYNAVFLLPNGSYYNGVDMPDSGQQALVDYVKNGGGLVTSEAVGDMIQGPGGVHMLQKLAQALPFTGLFHNTANSPVILGQITNDPIMNDQLPSQLVLHPQGYNTEIGYTPKWGATAFFDTNQWTATFGGYGVMAGVVGWNFGSGRVLSLSMFSDSALLADPNYDRLVGNSVRWATSAKAVPDPGSTPVPEPSSLLVLGAAGIAFAAVSRSRRRSCEG
- the miaA gene encoding tRNA (adenosine(37)-N6)-dimethylallyltransferase MiaA; this encodes MSENPLHRAIYLTGPTASGKSAVGVHLARILDAEIIALDSMTLYRGMDVGTAKPTTAERGGVPHHLIDVLDPWESASVAEYRGWAIDAVLDIESRGKRALFVGGTALYLKALLRGLFDGPGTVPEVRDRLEAEAETLGDPVMHARLTALDPATGARLHPNDRRRVVRALEVIETTGRVFSELQREHAQPAPASTQVFALEPPRPVLYDRINKRVVRMFEAGLVDEVRRLKTAPRPLSGVAEQGVGYRQVVAHLAGELDLDQTIDLIQTRTRQFAKHQATWFRGLVEVRSLPVAADEPPDVTASRLEVVVRI
- a CDS encoding 2-oxoacid:acceptor oxidoreductase subunit alpha is translated as MSTTSSVAEPAPARAAAPKVAPVVNDLAIRVGTVNGSGSQSANLVLLRSLYAMGIPCSGKNIFPSNIEGLPTWFHIRASARGYGAHRADPDILVCMNEVTAQDDVSELKPGAICLYREDFSVDLPSLRDDVTFLAAPFYKLVEQAYPPDKTDKGYRDKLRKVVNMVYVGVLASICRIDMEAVEQGVRREFPGRKAKAAEINIAAVHTGYEWAQANLPTNLPYRVERMESTQDKILIEGNKAAALGVLFGGTSVLTWYPITPSSSLAEYAEGFLKQHRTDAEGRKSFAVIQAEDELAAIGMAIGAGWAGARALTATSGPGISLMTEFVGMGYFAEIPVVIIDVQRMGPSTGLPTRTSQGDVLKMHLLGHGDCRHIVLLPGSVEECYELVIEALDLAQQFQTPVFVATDLDLGMNLWLSEPFRYPDKPLQRGKLLNAADLERIGEFARYKDVDGDGVCYRTIPGTENPMAAYFTRGTGHNEKSGYSERPEDWKKNLDRLALKLETARKALPAPIIEGDPSAQVGLLAYGGSHVAMAEARDQLQEQGVRTGYCRIRALPVSDEVTHFIERHQRVYVIEQNRDAQVTSLLKTTLRGTIADRLVPVTHYSGTPISAENIVRPILGWEKNPSGPGWPTGDVERDNPHASHVEQPSPE
- a CDS encoding 2-oxoacid:ferredoxin oxidoreductase subunit beta, translated to MASEATITVESNGRSFALPTVAFQGLPSTLCKGCGHNSITSYLIEACKSIGLNPYQTVKLSGIGCSSKTPAYFLQASHGFNALHGRMPSVATGALMANAKLVCIGISGDGDTANIGLGQFKHACRRNVPMVYIVEDNGCYGLTKGQFSATADLKAHLRRPTGEENTIAPFDLCVEAIVGGASFVARSFAGDKKQLVPLLKAAIRHSGTAVIDIISPCVTFNDFAGSTKSWEWAKDHEEPLQDVGFVPRLAEIEVEQKVGEPVRVQLHDGSWIVLRALNHEEHDVKSRASALNLLEESLRKHEFLTGLLYVDTTRDDFATALNTVATPLALLSDEALRPSPETLAKIMETI
- a CDS encoding HEAT repeat domain-containing protein — encoded protein: MANDSRPRRKAFGPLFYSTALVAVILLSIYGAVQIREWVGDWIGVRLEAQEIQSLLVSAGSTRGDVRARAYRSLVERRADWRLLIPVLLTGSTDQDDDVRIEAARGLNHAVNDLFHRSDSLPKEREECLQALRRMLKDSSIIVRNEASDGLAAFASALGLAAFDGKDAIVADLRAALADADHDVRIVAAKALLTIEGGRDQAAVGTLLALLADPEPVANRAEVLSVLVGHRQGEHALNALTSLLGSGNPFVLPDVLSCIERLGPEAAVAVPKLESLLDDKDPGVRAGAGMAIVAIEGESTPRVVALSVKAVADQELPMQWRMTAVDTVLGSNPAALSSAAGVLMKQLSNENPTVRQNAVGLLSLFIEQVRPEPPKPDPGR
- a CDS encoding HAD-IIA family hydrolase yields the protein MNRAFRAPRDPATGLGYLVDMDGVIYRGGRLIPGADRFIGKLLDAEIPFRFLTNNSQRTRRDVATRLQRMGIPVEEEHVYTCAMATAQFLARQKPGGTAFVIGEGGLLTALHENGYSVVDKDPDYVVVGEGRTISFEMVEAALGMILKGAKLVSTNPDPNCPTESGLRPGCGATAAMLESASGVKAFSVGKPNPLMLRGARKALGLTTDQTVVIGDTMETDILGGVQLGFKTVLVLSGGTSREAFASYAYRPDKVVESIADLDPAQLAQDFADDLKRSVAPTPRLKKRSSREVFLTSEVY